A genomic region of Alligator mississippiensis isolate rAllMis1 chromosome 4, rAllMis1, whole genome shotgun sequence contains the following coding sequences:
- the DUSP3 gene encoding dual specificity protein phosphatase 3 — translation MSEYRISVEELNDLLANGSGCYSLPSAHSNEVAPRVHVGNAFIAKNIMRLQRLGITHVLNAAEGKSFMHVNTNAEFYEGTGITYHGIKANDTQEFNLSRYFEEAADFIEKALSHKDGRVFVHCREGYSRSPTLVIAYLMLRQNMDVKSALSTVRQKREIGPNDGFLKQLCQLNERLVKEGKLKP, via the exons ATGTCCGAGTACCGCATCTCGGTAGAGGAGCTGAACGACCTGCTGGCCAACGGCAGCGGCTGCTACAGCCTGCCCAGCGCTCACAGCAACGAGGTGGCACCCCGCGTCCACGTGGGCAACGC GTTCATAGCCAAGAATATCATGAGGTTGCAGCGCCTGGGCATAACCCATGTGCTGAATGCAGCAGAGGGAAAGTCCTTTATGCATGTGAACACTAACGCAGAGTTCTACGAGGGCACAGGCATTACCTACCATGGTATTAAAGCTAACGACACCCAAGAGTTTAACCTCAGTCGGTATTTTGAAGAGGCAGCTGACTTTATTGAAAAAGCTCTGTCCCACAAGGATG GTCGAGTCTTTGTACACTGCCGTGAGGGATACAGCCGCTCCCCAACTCTGGTCATTGCTTACCTCATGCTTCGCCAAAACATGGATGTCAAGAGTGCATTGAGTACTGTCCGGCAGAAGCGGGAGATTGGTCCTAATGATGGCTTTCTGAAACAGTTATGCCAGCTCAATGAACGACTGGTAAAGGAAGGCAAGCTGAAGCCCTAG